The proteins below are encoded in one region of Sporosarcina sp. FSL K6-1508:
- a CDS encoding ISL3 family transposase — protein sequence MHMNLNMNIPGLKDVVIEKIEEVGERTALHVSLPKKPHKCPSCGEMTTKVHDYRMQKIKHLKWFERLTVLFYKRRRYACACGKRFSEKSPFVDKYQRYTKEWNQVVRIRSVKAKTFKEAGEVLGTSSSTVIRRFKEVAKDRIASGVRLPKIIAIDEYKGDTDAGTYQLIIANAETHEPIDILPNRRKETIKEYLYQHGADVEIVVMDMNPSFKAAVKQVLGRPLIIADRFHYCRYIYWAIDEVRRKVQKEWHAYDRKKCKRMRHVLYKRSEKLTEKNRWYLDRYLGMSEELEKAYELKEAYCEWFDWAKTTEDVAEVKSRLEEFYRKVEEAQIPAFLKAIKTFKNWQVEILNSFIFPYSNGFLEGINNKTKVMKRNAYGFRRFDHFKAKILLNIKYKDIGVHLG from the coding sequence GTGCATATGAATCTTAACATGAATATTCCTGGATTAAAAGATGTAGTGATTGAAAAAATAGAGGAAGTTGGAGAACGAACCGCACTTCATGTTTCACTTCCTAAAAAACCGCATAAATGCCCTAGCTGCGGTGAAATGACAACCAAAGTCCATGACTATCGTATGCAAAAAATTAAGCATTTGAAATGGTTCGAGCGCTTGACTGTTCTCTTCTATAAACGTCGTCGCTATGCTTGCGCATGCGGAAAACGCTTCTCAGAGAAATCTCCTTTCGTGGATAAATATCAGCGCTACACAAAAGAATGGAATCAAGTAGTGCGTATTCGTTCGGTTAAAGCGAAAACCTTTAAAGAAGCAGGAGAAGTACTAGGGACATCTAGTTCGACCGTTATACGTCGTTTTAAAGAGGTGGCGAAAGACCGTATCGCAAGCGGAGTTCGTTTACCAAAAATCATTGCCATTGATGAATATAAAGGTGACACCGATGCTGGAACGTACCAACTGATTATCGCAAATGCGGAAACGCATGAACCCATTGATATTTTACCAAATCGTAGAAAAGAGACGATTAAAGAATATCTCTACCAGCATGGGGCGGATGTTGAAATAGTCGTGATGGACATGAACCCAAGCTTTAAAGCAGCGGTGAAACAGGTATTAGGACGCCCTTTGATTATCGCGGACCGTTTCCATTATTGTCGGTACATTTACTGGGCCATTGATGAAGTACGACGGAAAGTACAGAAAGAGTGGCATGCGTATGACCGCAAGAAATGTAAACGAATGCGTCATGTATTGTATAAGCGAAGTGAAAAATTAACCGAAAAGAATCGATGGTATTTAGATCGCTATTTAGGGATGTCTGAAGAATTGGAGAAGGCGTATGAACTGAAAGAGGCTTACTGTGAATGGTTTGATTGGGCTAAAACGACAGAAGATGTGGCAGAAGTGAAAAGCCGACTAGAGGAATTTTACCGTAAGGTAGAGGAAGCTCAGATCCCAGCGTTTCTAAAGGCCATAAAAACGTTTAAGAACTGGCAAGTGGAGATTTTAAATAGTTTTATCTTCCCGTATTCGAATGGTTTTTTAGAGGGAATCAATAACAAAACAAAAGTGATGAAGCGTAACGCGTATGGTTTTAGGCGCTTCGATCACTTTAAAGCAAAGATATTATTGAACATTAAGTATAAAGATATCGGTGTTCATTTAGGATAA